Sequence from the Panicum virgatum strain AP13 chromosome 5N, P.virgatum_v5, whole genome shotgun sequence genome:
gttcacacaaagattcttcgttaggtgcatcacatcaattgcgtggcggacttCTAatacttcccaataaggtaactcccaaaaaatactcttcttcttccacataggtgcacgtccgtcatcactctgcactgatctgctaccaggtccttttccgaatactacttttatatctttaacCATTTCAAACACTATTTTTCCACAATGGTGCCTAGGTTTGGTACGGTGATCTGTCTGTCcaccgtagtgagcatgcctcctccttaatgggtgcttgatcggaagaaatcaacgatgacccatatacacgatctttctacagtgcttgaggtacgtgctgtcggtttcttctaaacaatgggtgcatgccctataacccttattggaatgtccggagaggttacttagtgctggccaatcgttggtggttacaaaaagcaatgcacgaaggttaaaatgttcctctgcgtgcgcatcccacatatgaacaccctcctctttccacaacaatagaagatcctcaatcagtggtttcaaaTACatatctatatcgttaccgggttgcttcgggccggggataagcaccggcatcataatgaatttccgctttatacacaaccaaggaggaatattgtatatacagagtgtcacaggccatgtactatggccactgctctgctcaccgaaaggatttatgccatccgtacttaagccgaaccttatattcctcacatcatttgcaaatgttgggaacgTTCTGTCCgtctttctccactgcgacccatcagcgtggtgtctcaacatattgtcttgcttacgttcttttTTGTGttatcgcatcaatttagcatacatttcagacgtggtattagaggaaaataccacatcaccttggcaggcaccctcttcttgacacgcatctcCTCAACTTCgtctggatcatctcgagggatcttataccggcatgcgttgcatatagggcatgaatccaaattttcatactcacctcgatataggatgcagtcattaggaaaACCATATATCTtatgtgcctctaatcctaaaggacaaataaCCTTTTTTTgtctcgtatgttgtctccggcaaggtgttaccctcagggagtaagttttttataagtttcagcaactcctcgaatcccttgtcagacaaaccatttgatgtcttccattgcaacaattccaatgtggtacccaacttcttttggccttgtttgcaatctgggtacaataatgttctgtagtcctccaacatacgcttcagatatctcgattccttttctgtttcacaAACTTCCTCAggttcgcgcagcatctgacccagatcatcttctacatcgtgtccttcagcatcttcttcaggcttacccattgcagtgtcatcaaAAAAGGCATCGTAATTGCCTGCAAAGTCAAGAATcatgtcatcttcttcttcattattatccagcataattcatctttctccatgcttggtccaaacatagtagttcggcatgaaaccactactgaacaagtgactgtggatggttcttgataatgagtaatccttctcattcttttAGTTTTTGCATGGACAGCGAATGAAACCACCGTACTTATGGTTCTCAGCAACttttatgaattcatgcacaccatcgatgaactcCATTGAACGCCGGTCCGTCATGTACAttcattgccgactcatctaggtTCACATTTCATTTATTAACATCAaacgagtgtcaacataaaccattttaaataaacattggaagtaataataataaattgaatgaatcaaacgagtgtcaacataaaccattttaaataaacattggaagtaataataataaattgaatgaatcaatgattgattacgaaacaaattaaattgaagtgtcatcaaaattatatactataaatAGATATATTATGCATGccttatataaaaataaaataatccaaatcctaactatatatataaataaatacttGTCTTATGCCTAATAATTTATATTACAATAATATAAACCATAAACTAAATCAGGTCCAAACTAcatctaaaaatatttattatgtGTAAAAACTAAAACAAGTGCTTACTACATCTACAAATTTAATTTACTAAAGtattgaaaaataattttactaaccttttaaaaaaatttaaaaaattcgtctcccctcccctcactcggctgccatgaacagtgagttcacggcagcttggagggggaaGAGGGGCAAGCTATTTATAGTCACCACACAAAGACACCGGTTGGTGCCTAACAACCAGTGCTAAAAGTTAAtgatcagcaccggttgaaggcaccaaccggtgcctatatcCAAGGCATGATCTGGCACCGGGTTATGGTGTGACCCGGTGCCAATGTCTGCACCAAAAGCACCGGTTCGttccaccacccggtgccattgaAGCATGGGCCTATCGGAATCTGACTCATGGttttaaccggtgtatttgataatgcataggtaccggtttttaATGCTGCCCAACCTTCCAGCGCTTGGCGCAGGCCAAAAGTACCTGATGTTGTTGCAACCGGTGCCGATGACTTGTATTAATACCGGTTGCAACATGTGATAGTATTTTTGACCTGGACCTTTGCCTCGTTTTCCACTAGTGTAGGTTCATCCTCCAGCAGCTCCGCCTGAAACCCAAACGGGGGTATCGAGGCTTCTTTCTACGGTTGTTGAATCAATCAGCTATGGTTCCATCATATCCTTTCGTATTCCCAACGGGTATACCGTACGCTCAATGGCGGCTCAACTTTGCTCACAAGAAGGAAGACTGGACTGCATGGTAGTGCCCAAATTTTCCGTGGACCATATATGTGGGAGTCGGGGCAGCTTATCCACTAACAATACTACACGGTGAATTATTgggttcaattttttttataatttaaatGACTCAACAAAgttttttattcttttgaaaaatctatatctatatctattacTAAAGTGGGTAATgtttccacctaaatttttgATTCGATCCATCTCGTGTCATTAACATGCAGGCCTTAGTGTTGAATCAAATGTTATTATCTATAAAGATAATGTAGATTGTGTTATTTAGATGGAGATAAGTTATACTTAATGTAATATTTTGTATTAAGATGGTTATGTTCCATAGGTTATATGGATATATGAACATTTACAAACTAAGTATTGTGATAATATTGTTGAGATTTTCACAAAGTCTACCATATTCCACATTTTATGTGTTGAGTACATTAGTATGAAAGGTTTACAAGTTTCAGGGAGAGAGTCTCTCGTCTCTAATTAATAATCTGTTGAAAACATCATATTGCACTCTTTTATTGTATGAGTTTTTTTTGGTTTCTCATATAAaatttttaatgaggcaatatcAATACAAGATTATGCCCTATCATCCATTTTTCCCATAGAGGTTTTTAGTGAATGATATTAGAACATACGATACattgtactcttttctttatgtgaGTTTTTCCTGTTgaggtttctcatataaagtttttgatgagGCAATGTCAACATAAAGTTATATGCTATGTCATCTAGTTTTTCCTACCGGGATATTTTGGAAGATGGTATTTGAAGCATATTGACCATAGAGTCAATGTATTATAAGACTAAGACTTTGGGTTTACCTCAAGGGTCTACTAACATTGGTAATTGTATATTATAGTGTTTCTCCttatttttcccactgggtGTTAAGAAATTTTGTCTAGTATACCGAAATTACTTGGGTTTTTTCCCACATGATTTTCTAAAGATTCTCCTCACATTTTTCCTAAAAGATTTTTGGGGCGTTATATATTGTATCGCATCTCCTGATTTTTTTCCCATAGGGTTTTTAAGGAGCTTTTCGATTGATTACAAGATCATGAGAAGATCAAATTGATTACAGGACCACAAGAAAATGaaaattgatcaagggggaatgttatgaagaaattagaattagtgatcaatttctgTAATAGTTAATTAGATTAGTCATTAGTCGGTTACCTTTTATGAAAGGGTCATCACGAAAGGGTCACCACGAAAGGGTCAATCCCAAAGTACACCATGTACTTTagacttatatatatatatatgtgtgtaatCAATCCCATCAATGAGAATCAATCATTTTATTCACTTTTACTCTAAGGCCAGTCCCAACCCAAGAAACCATTAGTAGTTTCTATACTTGTCATGTTATATAGACACTACTCATAGAAACTATACCTCCAATGGATAGTTTCTTCAAAATAAATTGATATCCAGTCatatctcttctctctcctattCCTCTCCAATCCCCTCTCTTTTTGTCTTGGTTTTCATGTAGACATGGTTTCTTGCATGAGATCtggtttttttatattttatcttCTCTCCTCATTAACTTTGCTGCCACCTCAGCTTTTTGCTTACATGGCAATGTATTTAATGCTATGAAAACCAGCTGAGTTGGAGGGTTGGAACTGCTCTAACATTGACTAACATTTTTCTTAAAAGCAAGTGGTGACGACTGACGAACATTGGAAGACGGAAATAAAAGACCGGCTATTGTTGCCCGGACCAGGAAAAAAAAGTGAAGGTAAGCATAGTTATCAAGATCGAGAAGGTAATTGTATTGGGTGAGTTTTACGGGGATACAATTTCTCTAACCTACGAAATTTCTTCCTCATGTTTTTTTATCATATTAGCAAAATTGATAATAATATAaaatttaataatataaaactgtaaaatttCCAAATGGTTTAAGATCCTAGAAACTTATCCAGTCCCATAAAAAAACCTTACCATTTAGAAGTATCAAATTAAATCTGTTTAtataactttttgcacagaCGAGTCCTAATTCGCGAGACAAATCAAAGGAGCTCAATTAATCTATATTTTGCTACCGTAATTATtagctaattatgaattaatataatttattaaattcatctcgcaGTTTAGCTTCGAGGTGTTAGTTTTGCCCTGCAtccaaaaaaagaaacaaaaggaaTCCTGCGGCTTCAGCCTCGAACGTGGGGGCGGATCATCACGAAGCAAACGAGGGAATCGCTGCCGGACTGCCCTCCGTCATCCTCGTCCTTTGATCTTCCAACCGAAGCCTCCTTGGTCGTGGCGTCGCTGTCCGCGCGCCAGACAAGAGACCAGAGGAGATGAAAAAGAGGCCGCGGCGGTGTGAATATGCCGGGTCCTGCCTCCCCAGGATACTTCGCCCCCcgttccgccgccgcgagccccaCGCCCTTCCGCCTCTGTTCCGCTGCTCAGTGCTCCGGGAGAAGAAAAGTAGGAGCTCCGCCCCTGCCGGTCCGACCCCACGGTACCCAATTCTTGACTCCCCCTCTCTATTCGCGATGCAATGAGTACTTACTACTACCACGTTTCTTCAATCATCTCTcggtctccccccccccccccccccctcccagtTCCAGTGCGTTGCTTGCCATGAATAACCACGGCGTCGTTCTAGCCGCCGGCCCCGAGCTAACAAGGTACTTCTTGCTTCTTGTTGTTGCCTTGGCCGGCCTTGTCCCGCTCGTTGCAGGATTGGTCCCAAGGTTGGACATTTTTATGTGGACTCGAGTCTGATTCTCTGTGTTCGTTTCATCTGTAGTTGGGGATGTAGCTGAATTCTGAAATCTCTGGATGCTCACCATACGTGGCAAGAACAATCTCCTCGAAGGAGCAGCGCGATAAGAACAAGAGGAGTGATTAGGAGAGGGGATGGCAAAGTAAATGGAAACCGGGTTTCTGTGGAAGGAGAACGGCGACCAGGCCGGGGCGGCGAGAATGTCCGGCGGGCACAAGAACAAGAGCCTCGACTGGGATCTGAACGACTGGAGGTGGGACGCCAACCTGTTCCTggccacgccggcggccgccgcgccgtccgagTGCAGCAGCAGGGAGCTGAGCCGGGCGCAGGGGGAGATCGATTTCGGAGTGGTCGTCGACAAGAGGCGGCGGCTCTCGCCGGAGGAGGACGGCAGCGCCAGCTGCAGCAACAACTCCGCGGTGGCAAATGGAGACACCAATCACGTCGTGTCTGTGCAGAGAAGGCAGAGCAGTGAAGAGGAGAGGCCCAGGAAAGGTGCCAGTTCGAGCACCCCTCCGTCTTGCCAGGTCGACGGCTGCCACGCCGATCTCAGCGGTGCCAGGGACTACCATAAGAGGCACAAGGTGTGCGAGGCGCATACCAGGACGAGCTTGGTCAGAATCAAGAACATAGAGCATCGGTTCTGTCAGCAGTGCAGCAGGTTAGTCAGCAATTTCTTTGTGAGGTTACCATTGCCGATAATGTAACCTTGACAAATGCTGAACAAGCAATTTCTTTGTGAGGTTACCATTGCCGATAGTAGCTTTATGTCTCTTACAGAATCCCGCTTCATGCTGATCATGTATATTGAGAAATGCCAAACTTTATGGTTTGGCATGACTCTAGCTGAGGCCGATCATGTTTTTTTACTGCCCCTTAAAGAATACTATCTGGTATAATGTAAAGGTGCTTTTACTTGGCTCTGTGCTATGGCACTACTATAAAAATGCATCTTTTTGTGCTACATAGAAtgcatcttttcttctatggaAGAAAGATGTTCTTTTGAAATAAATTATGAATAATTGAAGTTACTTGAATGGTACTACCTCCGTTCTTTTTATTTGCTGTTTCAGCATGTGAGAAGTGTTGCTTTTATTTATCACTGTCAGAGAGACAGCTATATGCGCCTAGTTCACTTAGTATTTGCTGTCTTTGTTCATTGGTCGATGTGGTTAGTCGAGGAGACACTATTTTATTAGTATCTGTCTAAGTCCAAaatgacaaaagaaaaaaggaggGAATAGTTGGAGTGATGCTTTCAACATTTGGGAAGGAATATACAGCTTAAGGTTCACTTGGTGACATGCTATATGACACTGGGACCATCAATAGAATGGTATTAACTTTTTTGATTAATCAAGAGGCAGTTTGTTGTACAAATTGATTTATAATTCTCTTGTAAGTTACAACATTATGACAGGGCTTGCAATTTGAAGTTTGATGCTAAATTCAAGATGTATGTAACAGAAAGAACAATGAACACAGTTGGAATTCATAATTTAATATGCTGAACAATATTTCCGTATCTTTTCATTTACATATGAGCTAAAGAAAAGGAATTATTTTATATGCCATGTTAGGTTTCACCTTCTTCAAGAATTCGATGAAGGGAAGAAGAGCTGCCGCTCACGTCTAGCAAAACATAATGGAAGGAGGCGGAAAGGTCAACCGCAGGGTGTTGTGGATGGGAATCCCACAAATGAAAATCAGTCTCTGAGCAGCGCCTTATTCCTTTTGTTAAAACAACTTTCTGGGCTAGAGTGTAAGTTCTACTTCCTAAGATTCAATCACTAATTTTAAATGCAAACACTTCACTCCACACGAAATCAAGCTGTGGTCATTCTAACTGCGTTTGTGTTGATGGCAGCTGGTAGCTCTTCTGAGCAAATCAACCATCCTAATTATTTGGTTAACCTTTTGAAGAATCTTGCTGCTATTGCCAGCACACAGGCATATCAAGATATTCTAAAGAATGCAAATTCAAATCCAATATCAAATGCCGGTAATAATGCTGCAAATGGCTCTACTATGCATGAACTAACTATACGGTCAATTCCTGTCGGCAGTGAATCTTTAGCTGGTAAAACATTTATTGTTTGCTTGCTACTATTTCGCATGTAAAATACCAAATCTTTAAAATGAAATGATGTGTGAATAACCTCTGTTGCCAGAAGGGCCTCCACTGAAAAAACGAGTACAGGATTTCGATTTGAATGATGCTTGCATCGAAGAAGTTGAGGTAAACTTTTTAGATTGGTTCACCTAGATGTGTTGGTGATGTTTAATTTCTACTTAGCTCAGTACCTCTAATGTGCATGACATTTGCAGAGCCGAACAGATAAAATTGTGTTCAAGCTCTTTGGAAAAGAGCCGAAGGATTTTCCTGTAGATCTTCGGGAACAGGTCATTTATCATTTACAAACTGGAATCTTGTTTCTCTAATAAAGTTATCTGTGAGAAGATATTGTGTTGCTAATACAATTTTTTTCTCACTAAATGGTTTCAATTTACAGATCCTAAACTGGTTGTCACATTGCCCGACTGATATGGAAAGCTATATTAGGCCTGGTTGTGTTATTCTAACTATTTACCTCCGTCTCCCTAATTGGATGTGGGAAGAGGTAGTGATTTACTTGCTTTAGATATGTATGTCTCCTATGACAGTATATGGTGCAAAATCTAaactgtgaagtttggagaaagAAACAAACTGCTTACTgttacttttctttttcttccaaaGCTTGATGATGATCCAGCTCCTTGGATAGAAAAGCTTATTAGCATTTCCAATGATGGCTTCTGGAGAACAGGATGGATGTATGCTAGGATACAGGGATCTCTAACATTGAGTTGCAATGGTCGGTTTACTTTATTTGGGTACTGTTTTGCCGCTGCCTCTCACATTCAAGGATCAACTTCATTTCTGTTGCTTTCCTTGTTTCTGCAGGTAGTCTTATGTTAGCATCTCCCTGGCAACCAGTAATAGGCGACAGGCTTCAGAGGCTCTGTGTAACCCCTATTGCAGTTGATTGTTCTTCAACTGCAAAATTCTGTGTACAAGGTTTCAATATAGTTCAGCCAACCACAAAGTATGTATATTTTGTCACATCTAATAGTCTCCACTGATCCAACTTGTATTAACTGATAACAATTATTTCCATTTTAGACTACTTTGTGTGTTTGGTGGGAAGTATTTAATACAAGAAGAAACACAAATGCTACTTGAAGTTCGTTCAAAAAAACAAATGCTACTTGAAGATACAACCATGCAGCAAGGCCCTCAATGCCTGACCTTCTCATGTTCCTTTCCTAGCACAAGTGGAAGAGGATTCATAGAGGTTCATACTTCGTATTTCTTTTTGGCTGTTCTCATTTTCTGCTTCATATTACAGGATTTCTCGACTCCCATTTTCAGGTTGAGGATTATGATCAAAGCAACCTTTCTGTTCCCTTTGTTGTCAGTGGCAAAGATGTATGTTCTGAGATTCGAATGTTGGAGCATGAATTGAATTTAAGTTCATTTGATGAAACCTCAGAAAGAATAGGTGATCTGATGGCTTCTCGAAGTCGGGCCTTACATTTTTTACAAGAATTCGGATGGCTTCTTCAAAGGAGACACGTGCAAGCTACATCTGAGCAGCGGCAATACTGTACAGAGGGGTTTTCTGTTGCAAGATTTAGATGGTTACTATCCTTTGCGATTGATCAGGAATGGTGTGCTGTTGTAAAGAAGCTTCTGAACACCATGTTCCGGGGTGATATTGATGTCTCCTCACCAATTGAATTTGCCCTAGGGGAAAATTTACTGGTTACTGCTGTCAACAAACGATCAAAGCCTTTGGTTCAATTCCTACTGAGATACAGAACAAGAAATTATGCTCCAGACAATCGAGCCATTGATCCAGTTCAGTTGTTGTTCACTCCTGACATGACTGGTCCGTCAAATATTACACCTCTTCATATTGCAGCCACAATCAGTGATGCTACTAGTGTCTTGGATGCTTT
This genomic interval carries:
- the LOC120675992 gene encoding squamosa promoter-binding-like protein 1 isoform X2, which encodes METGFLWKENGDQAGAARMSGGHKNKSLDWDLNDWRWDANLFLATPAAAAPSECSSRELSRAQGEIDFGVVVDKRRRLSPEEDGSASCSNNSAVANGDTNHVVSVQRRQSSEEERPRKGASSSTPPSCQVDGCHADLSGARDYHKRHKVCEAHTRTSLVRIKNIEHRFCQQCSRFHLLQEFDEGKKSCRSRLAKHNGRRRKGQPQGVVDGNPTNENQSLSSALFLLLKQLSGLESGSSSEQINHPNYLVNLLKNLAAIASTQAYQDILKNANSNPISNAGNNAANGSTMHELTIRSIPVGSESLAGPPLKKRVQDFDLNDACIEEVESRTDKIVFKLFGKEPKDFPVDLREQILNWLSHCPTDMESYIRPGCVILTIYLRLPNWMWEELDDDPAPWIEKLISISNDGFWRTGWMYARIQGSLTLSCNGSLMLASPWQPVIGDRLQRLCVTPIAVDCSSTAKFCVQGFNIVQPTTKLLCVFGGKYLIQEETQMLLEVRSKKQMLLEDTTMQQGPQCLTFSCSFPSTSGRGFIEVEDYDQSNLSVPFVVSGKDVCSEIRMLEHELNLSSFDETSERIGDLMASRSRALHFLQEFGWLLQRRHVQATSEQRQYCTEGFSVARFRWLLSFAIDQEWCAVVKKLLNTMFRGDIDVSSPIEFALGENLLVTAVNKRSKPLVQFLLRYRTRNYAPDNRAIDPVQLLFTPDMTGPSNITPLHIAATISDATSVLDALTDDPQQLGIKAWKNARDDTGLTPEDYAQKRGHISYIQMVQDKIDRRLRKAHVSVAIPSRPSAPDTVRKHGSQLKPTDQTTFNVEKSPRSINQPMSCRLCVHQVHQLAYRPQPTRLFSTRPAMLSLVAIAAVCVCVGLIMKSPPHVNFMKPFLWEKIRWGPN
- the LOC120675992 gene encoding squamosa promoter-binding-like protein 1 isoform X3 codes for the protein METGFLWKENGDQAGAARMSGGHKNKSLDWDLNDWRWDANLFLATPAAAAPSECSSRELSRAQGEIDFGVVVDKRRRLSPEEDGSASCSNNSAVANGDTNHVVSVQRRQSSEEERPRKGASSSTPPSCQVDGCHADLSGARDYHKRHKVCEAHTRTSLVRIKNIEHRFCQQCSRFHLLQEFDEGKKSCRSRLAKHNGRRRKGQPQGVVDGNPTNENQSLSSALFLLLKQLSGLESGSSSEQINHPNYLVNLLKNLAAIASTQAYQDILKNANSNPISNAEGPPLKKRVQDFDLNDACIEEVESRTDKIVFKLFGKEPKDFPVDLREQILNWLSHCPTDMESYIRPGCVILTIYLRLPNWMWEELDDDPAPWIEKLISISNDGFWRTGWMYARIQGSLTLSCNGSLMLASPWQPVIGDRLQRLCVTPIAVDCSSTAKFCVQGFNIVQPTTKLLCVFGGKYLIQEETQMLLEVRSKKQMLLEDTTMQQGPQCLTFSCSFPSTSGRGFIEVEDYDQSNLSVPFVVSGKDVCSEIRMLEHELNLSSFDETSERIGDLMASRSRALHFLQEFGWLLQRRHVQATSEQRQYCTEGFSVARFRWLLSFAIDQEWCAVVKKLLNTMFRGDIDVSSPIEFALGENLLVTAVNKRSKPLVQFLLRYRTRNYAPDNRAIDPVQLLFTPDMTGPSNITPLHIAATISDATSVLDALTDDPQQLGIKAWKNARDDTGLTPEDYAQKRGHISYIQMVQDKIDRRLRKAHVSVAIPSRPSAPDTVRKHGSQLKPTDQTTFNVEKSPRSINQPMSCRLCVHQVHQLAYRPQPTRLFSTRPAMLSLVAIAAVCVCVGLIMKSPPHVNFMKPFLWEKIRWGPN
- the LOC120675992 gene encoding squamosa promoter-binding-like protein 1 isoform X1, which translates into the protein METGFLWKENGDQAGAARMSGGHKNKSLDWDLNDWRWDANLFLATPAAAAPSECSSRELSRAQGEIDFGVVVDKRRRLSPEEDGSASCSNNSAVANGDTNHVVSVQRRQSSEEERPRKGASSSTPPSCQVDGCHADLSGARDYHKRHKVCEAHTRTSLVRIKNIEHRFCQQCSRFHLLQEFDEGKKSCRSRLAKHNGRRRKGQPQGVVDGNPTNENQSLSSALFLLLKQLSGLESGSSSEQINHPNYLVNLLKNLAAIASTQAYQDILKNANSNPISNAGNNAANGSTMHELTIRSIPVGSESLAEGPPLKKRVQDFDLNDACIEEVESRTDKIVFKLFGKEPKDFPVDLREQILNWLSHCPTDMESYIRPGCVILTIYLRLPNWMWEELDDDPAPWIEKLISISNDGFWRTGWMYARIQGSLTLSCNGSLMLASPWQPVIGDRLQRLCVTPIAVDCSSTAKFCVQGFNIVQPTTKLLCVFGGKYLIQEETQMLLEVRSKKQMLLEDTTMQQGPQCLTFSCSFPSTSGRGFIEVEDYDQSNLSVPFVVSGKDVCSEIRMLEHELNLSSFDETSERIGDLMASRSRALHFLQEFGWLLQRRHVQATSEQRQYCTEGFSVARFRWLLSFAIDQEWCAVVKKLLNTMFRGDIDVSSPIEFALGENLLVTAVNKRSKPLVQFLLRYRTRNYAPDNRAIDPVQLLFTPDMTGPSNITPLHIAATISDATSVLDALTDDPQQLGIKAWKNARDDTGLTPEDYAQKRGHISYIQMVQDKIDRRLRKAHVSVAIPSRPSAPDTVRKHGSQLKPTDQTTFNVEKSPRSINQPMSCRLCVHQVHQLAYRPQPTRLFSTRPAMLSLVAIAAVCVCVGLIMKSPPHVNFMKPFLWEKIRWGPN